The DNA segment CTTCGCCTTTACCCGCAGGTGCCGGGCGTCGTCCAGGGTGGCGAGTTCATAGACGACCTCGAAACGGGGATCGTCACCGAAGTGGTCGATGCTGGAAATGTCCAGCACCAGCTCATAACCGAGGTCATCCCGGCATTTCCCGAGGACGGAGTGGAGATCCGCCAATGCGACATGGAGGGTGGTTTCGCCCCGGAACTCGGTGATTCCAGCGACTTTCGCTCCGAAAACTTCGTTGAGCTTCGCGGTGTCTTCTCCTTTGGCCATTTCGTTGGAAAGTTTCTCGTTCGGGGGAAATCAGGCCATCTCCTCGATCATCGAGCGCTTCTGGTCCTCGACGGCGCTTTCGCCCTCGATCTTCCGTTGCAGGCGCATCATGCCTTCGATGAGGGCCTCCGGCCGCGGCGGGCAGCCCGAAATATACACGTCCACCGGGATGAGCTGGTCGATGCCCTGGAGCACCGCGTAGCTGCGGTACATCCCGCCGCTGGAAGCGCAGGCACCCATGGCGATGCACCACTTCGGCTCCGGCATCTGGTCCCAGACGCGCTTCACGGCGAGCGCCATCTTGTAGGTCACCGTGCCGGCGACGATCATCACGTCACTCTGGCGCGGGGAAAAACGCATGACCTCCATGCCGAAGCGGGAGATGTCAAAGCGGCTGGAGGCGGTCGCCATCAGCTCGATGGCGCAGCAGGCCAGGCCCATCGGCATCGGCCACAGCGAGTTCTTCCGCATCCAGTTCATCGCCGCATCCAACTGGGTGAAGATGACGTTGCCCTCGATCTTCGAATCATAGGCGGCATGAGCGATCGAGGAGGAGTCGGTAACCATAGCGGGACGGGATCGCGGTCACTCTGCCCACGGCAGGCGGTTGCCTCAAGTGGATTGTGAAATTTTTCACAAGCTGCGATGGGCGGTCGTTCCGGTTTCCCTTGTGGGTAGCGGCTCCCGTTCCGCAGGATGTGGGTATGCACCCCTCCCCCACCCGTCCCCGCAGGACGCTTGTCACCGCCGTGGTGATCTTCCTGGTAGTGCTGTGCATGGTGCTCTACATCACCCGAGAAACCGGCTGGTGGGGAGGCCATCTGAATGGCAGCCGGGAAATGCACCCCACCATCCAGCACGGTGACCTGATCCTCACCACCAATTTCAGCGGCGGCATCAACTCCGTCGAGAGGGGTTGGATCGTCAAATACACCCACCTCGACCACATCCCGGATGATTCCAGCCAGTGGCTGATGGGCAGGATCGTCGCAAAGCCGGGCGACAAGGTGAGCGTGCGGGACGGCGTGATCTGGATCAACGGGGTGAAACATGATGCCGGAGGCGGTCCCGCGAAAGGCCCGCCGCCTCCAGTGAAGGATCCGTATCCCCTACGGGTGACGTTTCCGCTGGTGGTACCGGACAACCACGTTTTTATCCTGGGGGATAATCCGCGCAATGTGCTGGACAGCAGGTCGCTGGGTCCCATCCGCATTGGGGCGATCCACCAACGGGTGGTTTATCATCCCGAGAACGATCCCAAAAACCGATGACCGTCCGCACCCGCTTCGCTCCCAGCCCGACGGGAAAGCTGCACCTCGGCCACGCGATGGCCGCGTGGGTGGCGAAGGCGCTGGCGGACGCGCACGGCGGCGTCTTCTTGCTGCGCCATGAGGACATCGACCTGACCCGCGTACGGGAGGAATACTACGGCGGCATCGAGGAGGACCTGCGGTGGCTGGGGCTGGACTGGCAGGGCGCTCCCCTGCGCCAGACCGCACGTATCCCGGCCTATGATGCGGCGCTGGAGCGGCTGAAGGACATGGAGGTGGTCTATCCATGCTTCTGCACCCGGCGGGAGATCCATGAGATGGGTGCCCCGCAAGGACCGGAGGGTCCCATCTACCCGGGCACCTGCCGGGAGCTGCCTGCGGAGATCCGCGATGAAAAGCTCTCCTCCGGCCTTTCCCACGCCTGGCGGCTGGATGCCGGAAAGGCGGCGTGCCGCGCGGGGCGGCGGCTCACCTTCAATGACCTGATGCACGGCGTGGCCGTGGTGGATGAGGACTTGCTGGGGGATGTGGTGCTGGCGCGGAAGGACATCGGCACGGCCTACCATCTCGCGGTGGTGGTGGATGATGCCTTTCAAGAAATCACCCATGTGACGCGCGGAGAGGATCTCCTCCACTCCACCCATGTCCACCGCCTGCTGCAGGAGCTGCTGGGACTGCCGGAGCCGGTCTATCTCCACCACCCGCTGGTGCTGGACGAAAGCGGCAAGCGGCTGGCGAAGCGCCATGACGCGCTGGCCATCGCCGCGATGAGGGATGCCGGGGTGTCCCCGGAGGAAATCCTTCCGCGGATTCAGGATCCGGCGGTGATCCGGGCGATCACGGCGTCCACCACCTCCGGCAGCGTCTGATCGATCGGGACGACGATCACGTCCGTCTCATTCTCCGTGGGTTCCTCCAGTGCCTCGAACTGGGTGACCAGCATCTGCGGCTTGAAGAAATGCCCCGCGCGCGCCTGCATGCGGCCGAGGATGAGGTCATGGCTCCCCTTCAGGTAGATGAA comes from the Luteolibacter sp. SL250 genome and includes:
- the nuoB gene encoding NADH-quinone oxidoreductase subunit NuoB; this translates as MVTDSSSIAHAAYDSKIEGNVIFTQLDAAMNWMRKNSLWPMPMGLACCAIELMATASSRFDISRFGMEVMRFSPRQSDVMIVAGTVTYKMALAVKRVWDQMPEPKWCIAMGACASSGGMYRSYAVLQGIDQLIPVDVYISGCPPRPEALIEGMMRLQRKIEGESAVEDQKRSMIEEMA
- the lepB gene encoding signal peptidase I — encoded protein: MHPSPTRPRRTLVTAVVIFLVVLCMVLYITRETGWWGGHLNGSREMHPTIQHGDLILTTNFSGGINSVERGWIVKYTHLDHIPDDSSQWLMGRIVAKPGDKVSVRDGVIWINGVKHDAGGGPAKGPPPPVKDPYPLRVTFPLVVPDNHVFILGDNPRNVLDSRSLGPIRIGAIHQRVVYHPENDPKNR
- the gluQRS gene encoding tRNA glutamyl-Q(34) synthetase GluQRS, which produces MTVRTRFAPSPTGKLHLGHAMAAWVAKALADAHGGVFLLRHEDIDLTRVREEYYGGIEEDLRWLGLDWQGAPLRQTARIPAYDAALERLKDMEVVYPCFCTRREIHEMGAPQGPEGPIYPGTCRELPAEIRDEKLSSGLSHAWRLDAGKAACRAGRRLTFNDLMHGVAVVDEDLLGDVVLARKDIGTAYHLAVVVDDAFQEITHVTRGEDLLHSTHVHRLLQELLGLPEPVYLHHPLVLDESGKRLAKRHDALAIAAMRDAGVSPEEILPRIQDPAVIRAITASTTSGSV